TTCGCTCCTGCTTCAGCTATATGGTAGCCTGAGATAGAAACCGAATAGTAATTACGCACTTTATTTTCAATAAAATAGGACTGGATATCTCCCATCATGCGAAGTGCGAACTCCGTAGAGAAAATGCAGGTGTTTTGCCCCTGATCTTCTTTTAAAATATCAGCTTGCACTGTTCCTCGTACGTTTGATAAGGTAAAGGCTTTAATTTGCAAATATTCTTCTGTAGAAGGTTGGCGCCCTTCTCTTTCTACAAAATTCTCTACCTGTTGTTCGATAGCCGTATTTAAAAACATAGCCAAAATCATTGGTGCAGGTCCGTTGATTGTCATGGAAACAGAAGTGGAAGGGGCACAAAGATCAAAGCCCGCATACAGCTTTTTCATATCATCCAACGTACATACACTCACCCCACTGGTTCCGATCTTCCCATAAATGTCAGGTCGCTCGTGAGGGTCTTGACCATATAAGGTCACACTATCAAATGCTGTGCTTAACCGTTTTGCATCATCATTTTTAGATAGAAAATGGAATCGTTTGTTCGTGCGCTCTGGCGATCCTTCTCCTGCAAATTGTCTGCGCGGATCTTCTCCCTCCCTTTTAAAGGGAAAAACACCCGCCGTATAGGGAAATTCCCCCGGGACATTCTCTTTCATCGCCCAAGATAGTAAATCCCCCCACTCATGGAAGGTTGGGGTGCTAATCTTGGGAATCCGTGATCCCGAAAGTGATGTAGAAAATAGCTTTGTCACTATTTCCTTATCGCGAATCTTCGTGATGAACTGATCCTGTTTATACAATTCCTTTTGTTTGGGCCAGTGTTCCAACCATTTTTTTAATTCGGGATGCAATTTCTCTTCAAATTCTGCAATTTGAGAGGTTAATTGAGCAAGCACGGCTTCGTCTGCCCCCTGCTCTGCTAAAACTTTGTATGCTCCATCTAGCTGATACAGTTTACGCGCATAACCTGCCTGCTCTTCACTAAACTTGTGATAATTCCGCACCGTATTAGCTATGTCCTGAAGATACGTAATTTTTTCAGACGGGATAAGCGGCGGTTTATGGGCTAAAATGGGCGTTGGGTCTAGATGCTCAACGTCCCAGTCAAGCTGCTTTTTCTGAACGACCGCTCGCATCAGAGCCGCAAAAAGAGCATTGGTTCCTGGATCGTTAAATTGACTTGCAATCGTGCCATAAATCGGTAGCTGTTCATCTTCTACGTCAAATAATTGATGATTGCGACGGTACTGCTTTCTCACTTCTCGTAAAGCATCCTCTGAGCCTTTACGCTCAAATTTATTAATGGACACCAATTCAGCAAAATCAAGCATATCAATTTTTTCTAGCTGAGAAGGCGCACCGAACTCACTCGTCATCACATACAGTGACAAATCACAAAGCTCACTAATGCGAGCATCCCCTTGTCCAATCCCGCTTGTTTCCACGATGACTAGATCAAAGCAGGCTGCCTTAGCTACCTGAATCGCATCTTGAAGGGCAAGAGACAGCTCTGATCCAGATTGTCTAGTCGCTAAACTACGCATATAAACACGGGATGTGTTATTTGCGTTCATTCGAATGCGGTCACCCAGAAGAGCTCCGCCCGTTTTCTGTTTAGACGGATCTATCGACAGAATAGCAATGGTTTTGTCAGGGTACGTATATAAAAAACGACGAACTAACTCATCTGTTAACGAGCTTTTCCCTGCTCCACCTGTGCCTGTAATACCCACGACCGGCACATTATTAGTGAAACCAGCTAGCGTATCTCTAACCTGCAGGAACCATTTCTTATCAGTCACATCATACTCTGCCAGTGTAATCAGACGAGCAACCGCTTGAATATTCTTTTCCTGTAACAACTCCACTTCCGCTTGCAGGGAAGCTACTGTCGGAAAGTCACATTCTCGAATCATCAGGTTAATCATGCCTTGAAGCCCAAGTTCCCTGCCGTCATCTGGTGAAAACAGCTTAGCTACACCATATTCCTCCAATTCGCGAATTTCACGGGGGACGATAACGCCACCACCTCCGCCATACACGCGAATATGATCGGCACCACGCTCTTGTAGCAAATCAATGATATATTTAAAAAACTCGACATGCCCACCTTGATATGAGCTAATGGCGATTCCCTGAACATCCTCCTGAATGGCAGCATCGACAATCTCCATGACAGAGCGGTTGTGACCTAGATGAATCACTTCCGCTCCAGTGGATTGCAAAATTCGACGCATAATATTTATGGAAGCATCATGTCCGTCATAGAGACTCGCTGCTGTTACAAAACGTACTTTATTTGTCGGACGATAGACCTCTGTTATCACCTTGACAGCCTCCCCTTATCTATGGGATGGCTCTATTCGTGTCCGCTGATATCCCGCAGAAGCAATTCAGTCTGTTTCTCGATGTATTCGTCCAAGGTATAGCTTTTGCCAAGTGTCCAGCGTCGGAACACCCACATTTCCGCTAGTACCATGATGTTGTTAGCCATAAGCTTCACATAGCGCTCATCAGTCCGAATGGAACCATCTTCCATTCCCTTATGCAGAATCTCTTCAAAAATCCCTGTGATAGACTCTTCTCGACGTAACACATACGTCATCGCTTCATGTGGCAACGACTTGGTTTCTTGATAGATTAATAGCACACGATCGTTCACCTGATCCATAACGCGAATTAGGCTTTTCAACGCGAGCTTAAGGCTTTTGAGACCAGAACCATTGTAGGTAATCGCTTCACGCAGTCTTTCTTCCATTTCATTATGAATAGAGTCGCAAACCAAATATAAAATATCCTCTTTGGACTCAATGTACTCATATAGCGTTCCAATGCTAAAGCCAGAGGCACGAGCAATTTCCCGCGTAGTCGTTTTGTGGAAACCTTTGTGTATAAATAGGTCAACGGCCGCTTCAATGATTTGTTCACGCCGTTTTTCGATTAGTTTTGGGTCCTTCACCAAGGACGGGATTACTTTCTTACGTTCTTGCACGAAATAAGCCACCTTTCACCAATTTGACTAAACGTCTCTGGTTTCTCCCCATTATACTAATCCACAATTTATGCTACAATCCTCTTTTTGCGGCTAATCGTGCCAGACTTGTAACAAAAACGCCACCATAAGTCATCGTTGTAAAAAAATACGTACCATTTTTTCTGCTGCGTGATAAGGGTCTACCCTTCTGTTCGCTACCTCAACTAGCTCGTCAGCAAATGCTCCCTGTTCCATTCTTTGTAGCATGACACGAGAAAGATTTTGGTTCACTAACTCTATTACCTCTTCATGTAAGTGATATGATCTGCGCTTCTCCCCTTCACCCGATTCCATCAGAAACCTCTCATGTGCAAGGATAGCTTGCCACAAATCAGGTATCCCCACTCGGTCAGTTGCAATTGTACGAATTAGAGGAGGTTGCCAGCTTGCATCATGCTTTACAATCTCTATCATCTGTTCAATCTCTGTGAGTAATTTATCCAGACCAGGCAAATCTGCTTTGTTAATGACAAAGAGATCAGCAATTTCCATAATGCCAGCTTTAAATGCCTGAACAGTATCCCCACTTCCGGGATTTAGTACAACAGCGACTGTATCAACGATTTTCATAATGTCCAGCTCAGACTGTCCAACCCCGACTGTCTCAACAATAATGACTTCACAGCCATATGCATCCAGCACACGTACTGCTTCTTTGGTATTGCGTGATAAACCACCTAAATTTCCCCGGGTTCCCATGCTTCTGATAAAGACGCCTCGGTCAGGAGCATGATGCTGCATCCGAATGCGATCTCCTAGCAGGGCTCCACCGGTAAACGGACTAGTGGGGTCTACTGCAATGACCCCGACTGATATCTGCTGTGAACGTAAATAAGTAATCAATGCATCTACTAATGAACTCTTACCTGCTCCTGGGGAACCAGTTAACCCAATCAGTCGTGCCTTACCAGTATGGGGGAAAATTTCCTGTAGCACCTGCCCCTTTTCAGGAAAGCCATCTTCAATCCAGGTAATTGCTCTGGCAGCCGCGCGAACATCTCCTGCCAGTATTCGCTTGGTTATCGGATGCAATTAGGTCAGCTCCTACTCTTTTAACAGCAGGTTGCTGATAACCACACGCTGTATTTCATTTGTTCCTTCATAAATCTGCGTAATTTTTGCATCACGCATAAATCTTTCTACTGGATATTCGCGCGTATAGCCATATCCTCCAAACACCTGCACTGCTTCTGTCGTTACTTGCATGGCAATGTCGCCGGCAAACACCTTGGACATAGCTGACGCTTTTCCATACGGCAGGCCTTTATCTTCTAACCAAGCCGCTTGATAGGTTAGCAATCGTGCCGCCTCAATCTGGGTAGCCATATCTGCCAATTTGAACTGAATGGCCTGCAATGCAGCAATCGGTTTGCCAAATTGAATGCGTTCCTTCGCATAGCTTAGGGCATGTTCAAACGCACCCTGAGCAATTCCTAGCGCCTGAGCGGCAATACCGTTTCGTCCACCGTCTAGTGTCATCATCGCAATTTTAAAGCCTTGCCCCTCTTCGCCTAAACGATTAGCTACCGGTACACGTACATCCTCCATAATCACTTCTAATGTGAGGGAGGAACGAATTCCTAGCTTCTTCTCCTTTTTCCCCATTGAGAAGCCAGGCATATCTTTTTCTAACAGGAAGGCTGTTACACCCTTATGTTTTAAATCAGGATTCGTTACCGCAAAAACAATATAAGTTTCAGCTTCGCCAGCATTTGTGATAAAAATTTTATTTCCATTAAGGATATAATGATCCCCATCCCGTACAGCGGTTGTACGCATTCCTGCTGAATCAGAGCCAGACCCCGCTTCAGTTAGACAGTATGCACCCATTTTCTTACCTTCTGCAAGCGGACGTAGGAAGGTTTGTTTTTGCTCTTCTGTGCCAAACTTATAGATCGGCCAGCTCGCTAAGGAGACGTGTGCAGAGAGGGTGACACCAATAGATGCATCTACTCTTGATAGCTCTTCAACAGCAAGGACATAGCTTAGGTAGTCAGCTCCAGCCCCGCCATATTTCTCATCCCACGGAATTCCCGTAAGCCCTAACTCTGCCATTTGTTCGAAGATAGAGCGGTCAAATCGCTCTTCTTCATCGCGTTCTGCCGCAGTTGGCGCTATGTGCTCCTCAGCGAATTCTCGAATCATTTTACGTAGCATTTCCTGTTCTTCATTAAGACGAAAGTCCATCTGTTCCACACTCCCTGTTTGTTGTTGTTCTATTTAGTAAGCAAATGCTTAGAAATGACTAGTTGTTGAATTTCTGATGTTCCTTCATAAATTTGCGTGATTTTTGCATCTCTGAACAAACGCTCTACTGGATATTCCCTTGTGTAGCCATATCCTCCATAAATCTGTACAGCCTCTATCGCTGCTTTCATAGCAACATCCGAGGCAAACTTTTTGGCAATGGATGCTTCCAGCCCGCATGGTTGACCCTCCTGGCGCAAAAAGGCTGCACGATATACAAGCAATCGAGCCGCCTCCACCTGCGTAGCCATATCTGCCAGCTTAAAAGCCACCGCTTGCTGATTTCCAATCGGAGAGCCAAATTGCTCACGTTCCTTCGCATATTGAATGGAATACTCTAAAGCCGCTTCAGCAATACCCAAAGCTTGAGCCGCTATACCGATTCGCCCCACGTCCAGATTAGACAGAGCTATGGCGAAGCCTCTTCCTTCCTCGCCTAGTAGATTTTCTATCGGAACAATTGCATTCTCAAAAATGAGCTCCGTTGTATTGGATCCATGGAGTCCCATCTTCTTTTCCTTTTTTCCCACCGTAAAGCCTGGGGTATTTTTTTCTACAATAAAAGCAGAAATTCCGTGTGTTCCTTGAGTAGCATCTGTCACGGCAAATGTTATGTACGTATCTGCTTCGCCACCATTGGTTATAAAAATTTTGCTGCCATTTAATACGTAATGATCCCCTTGTCGTATAGCAGAGGTTCGAATACGTCCGGCATCAGAACCTGCTTGAGGCTCTGTCAGAGCAAATGCGCCCAAATATTCTCCACTTGCCAGCTTCGGAACATATTTTTTCTTTTGCTCCTCATTTCCGTAGTACAAAATAGGAGTCGTGCCTACAGAAGTGTGAACCGAGAGAATTACCCCTATAGTCGCACTTATTTTCGAAATCTCATGAATCGTAATTACATACGAAATAAAATTAGAATCAGAGCCGCCCCACTCTTCGGGTATTGGAATCCCCATTAAGCCTAGCTGTGCCATTTTTGTTAGTAATGGACGCGGAAATTCTTCCGTTTCTTCCATATGAGCAACAAATGGCGCAATTTCTTTTTTGGCAAAATCACTTACCATCTTTCGCATCATGAGCTGTTCTTCTGTAAAATGAAGCTCCATACACAAAATCCTTCCTTTTGTAAATTTCTCGTTGCCCCTACATATATGGCGCTCCATGCACGATCAGGTTAGGTGTACACATAGAATCCTCTTCCTGACTTGCGGCCTAACCAGCCAGCCTTTACATATTGGCGTAATAACGGACAAGGGCGATATTTGGAATCCCCGAATCCTTCATAGAGTACTTCCATAATGTAGAGACATGTATCCAATCCAATAAAATCAGCTAAGGTAATAGGTCCCATCGGATGATTCATGCCCAGTTTCATAATGTCATCCACTGCTTCTGGAGTAGCTACCCCTTCATACACACAGTAAATCGCTTCATTAATCATTGGCATTAATACACGATTTGAGATAAAACCAGGGAAGTCTTTGCAGCTAACTGGTATTTTATCCAGTCGTTTTGCCAGTTCTTCGATTGTTTGATAGACCTCGTCAGATGTTTGTAAGCCACGAATCATTTCCACTAGCTTCATCACAGGTACAGGATTCATAAAATGCATGCCGATAACCTGCTCAGGACGATTTGTAGCCGCTGCAATCTCTGTAATAGGCAAAGAGGATGTATTGCTGGCTAAGATGGCATGCGGTTGGCAAATCTCATCCAATTTTTTAAAAATTTCGGTTTTTACCTGCATATTTTCTACTACAGCTTCTATAACCACATCCGCATCCCTAGCGTTTGTAAGCTCTGTGGAAGTGGATATCTGGGAGAGAATTTTTCCCTTTGTTTCTTCAGTCAGCTTGCCCTTTTCCACTTGCCTATTTAAATTTTTACCAATATTGCCTAAACCACGTTCTAGAAAAGACATAGATTGGTCATGTAAAATCACTTGAAATCCGGCATGTGCCGCCACCTGAGCAATTCCGCTCCCCATCTGCCCTGCGCCTATAACCATAATCGTTTGAATGCTCATGTACCCTGCTCCTTTTCTTTTGAAAAATGATGCAGCTTCGTGTAAAAAACCCTAAAATCCCCTATCAAATTGAAGTAGTTACTTATCTGGCTGGCTCAACACGTATTAAGATAGCATCTCCCTGAGCCGCTCCACTGCAAATCGCCGCTATGCCTAATCCACCGCCGCGTCGTTGTAATTCATGAATAAGCGTCATGATAATCCTTGCACCGCTCGCGCCGATAGGATGACCAAGTGCAATCGCACCGCCATTTACGTTCACCTTCTCTTCATCCCAGCCAACGATTTTTCCACTTGTAAGCGTGACCGCAGCGAATGCCTCGTTTACTTCAAATAAATCTATTTCCTCAAGGCTTTTTCCTGTCTTTTGCAGTAATTTTTGAATAGCAAGCCCAGGTGTAGTAGCAATATAAGGAGCCTCTGCCGCAACCTCCGCATGCCCTAGAATCGTAGCTAAAGGCTTAGCCCCTAGTTCCTTAGCTTTATGCTCCGACATAAGCACAAGCGCTCCAGCACCATCATTAAGTCCGGGTGCATTACCGGCTGTAATCGTCCCATCCTTTTTGTATACCGGTGCTAATTTAGCCAAGCCTTCTAAGGTTGTTTCCGCTCGGATCGCTTCATCCTCCATGACGAGCAGTGGGTCTCCTTTTCGTTGGGGAACGGGAACCGGAACAATTTCCTCAGCAAAATATCCTGCTTCCCTCGCTTTAGCCGCACGTTGCTGGCTGCGATAGGCCCATGCATCCTGTTCTGCTCGTGTAATGCCGTGTTCTTCGGCCACATTACTCCCATGCACAGCCATAGGAACTTGATCAAATGCACATGTTAGCCCATCGTATAACACTAAATCCCTCACAAGATTATCGCCCATTCGAAAGCCATTTCTAGCTTGCGGCATTGCATAAGGAGCATTACTCATGCTCTCCATTCCGCCAGCTACTATAATCTCTGCATCCTGACAACGTATGATTTGATCCGCCATGGCAACGGAACGCATCCCGGACGCACATACCTTATTGATCGTCTCGCTTGTTACTTCCCATGGGAGACCAGCTTTTCTGGCAGCTTGCCTTGAGGGGATTTGTCCAGCACCCGCTTGCACGACCATCCCCATGATGACCTTATCAACTGATAAGGGATCAACCTTAGCTCTACTCAGCGCTTCTCTAATTGCCAATGCTCCCAGTTCTACAGCAGGCACTTCCTTTAATGCGCCATTGAACTTTCCAAAAGGTGTTCGAGCCGTTCCAACTATAACTGTGTTCAAAGCAATTCCTCCCTTTTCTTATGTATCTAATCAGTAAACATAAGCATTGATCGAGCGGTCGCTCACTTTGTTATCTTTATTTTGCACATTCTATTCGAATTAGTCAATTTATTATGACAATAAGCGGCGGTCCTTTGACCACCGCTCATCCTGTTACTTCTTACAAAGCATCGGCTAAGATTTCAGCGATATCTCTCGCTTTCACTTGTTCTTCCGCCTCTTTCATTTTTAATCCATCATCCATCATCGTTAGACAATATGGACAAGCACTTGCAATTTCTGTTGGATTAACCTCTAAGGCCTGCTCTGTGCGTGCGACATTAACACGGGTACCTTCATGTTCTTCCATCCACATCAATCCGCCACCAGCGCCACAGCACATGCTGTCACATTGGCTTCGTTTCATCTCTACAATCTCCACACCCGGAATTTGTTGCAAAATCTGGCGAGGCATATCATAGATATTGTTATATCGCCCCAAATAGCATGAATCATGATACGTAATACGTTCCTTCACTTCTTTCTTCGGTGTAAGACGCCCCTCCTCGATCCATTGAACTAATAGCTCAGAATGATGATATACCTCTGCTTGCAAACCAAACTCAGGATATTCATTCTTAAAGGTATTAAACGCATGCGGATCACAGGTCACAATCTTCTTAACATCGTAGCCTTCAAATAAAGCAATGTTTTCTTGCGCTAATTGTTGAAACAAAAATTCGTTACCGATACGGCGAGCTGTGTCGCCTGAATTTTTTTCTTCATTGCCAAGAATGGCGAACTTAATGCCTGCTTCGTGCATCAGCTTAATAAAGGCATGCGTAATCTTCATACTGCGGTTATCAAAGGAACCCATAGCCCCTACCCAAAACAGATATTCAAAATCCTCTGCTGTTTTTACTGTAGGTACTGTATAGGCTTCATCCAGACCCTCCATCCATTTCATGCGGTCTTTACGGTTAATTCCCCACGGGTTACCCTGGCGTTCGATATTATTTAATGCACGCTGAGCTTCTTGCGGCATGCTCCCTTCTGTCATCACGAGATAACGGCGCATGTCAATGATTTTGTCAACATGCTCGTTCATCACGGGACACTGGTCTTCACAGTTACGACAGGTTGTACATGCCCACAGCTCCTGCTCGGTAATCACATCGCCTATCAATGCCTTATCATATACATTTTCTACAGCAGCGGCCCCTTCAGCAGTCGCTGCTACTTCACCAGCCTGCAGAGCGATTTGGTTAGCCTTTGTGTTAGGAAATGCAAAAGTAGGCATCCAAGGTGTACGTGAAGTAACACTTGCCCCTTTCTCAGTCAAATGGTCGCGCATTTTCACGATAATATCCATAGGAGAGAGCATTTTGCCAGTTCCAGAGGCCGGACACATATTAGTACAGCGTCCACACTCAACACAGGCATATAAGTCAATGAGTTGTGTTTGGGTAAAGTCCTCAATCTTCCCATTTCCGAAAACTTCCTGAGTCTCATCTTCAAAGTTAATGGTAGACAGCTTACCAGGCGGTTCTAGCTTTTTATACCAAACGTTAAAGGGAGCAAAGATCAAGTGAGCATGCTTGGATTGTGGTACATAGACAGCAAAGCTCAGCAAAACGAGCAAATGCGCCCACCAGAAAAAGAAGAATAAAGCGGCTGCCGCGGTTTCACCGATCCCTGAAAATACAAAGGCAATAGCTGACGAGAAGGGAGCAAAGATGGAGCCCTCATGACCTAGCCATAGCTGTTCGAAAGCTAGTGAACCAAGAACGGTCACCATTAGCGAACTGATAAAGATAATAACTAAACCTGATTTCAAGCCTCGCTTTAAACGCTTTAGTTTCTCAATATACCGCCGATAATAAGCATAACCGATAGCTAAAAGGATCAGCATAGCAGTGATTTCCTGCATTAGGCTAAAGTACTTGTGGGCGCTACCAAACGGTAATTCATACCCAATAATAAGTCCCTTTAAAATAAGTTCAATGGCACCAAATTGCAAAATAATAAAGCCATAAAAGAGAACAATGTGCATAATACCGCTCTTTTTGTCCTTTAAGAGCTTCTTTTGCAAAAAAACGTTCTGAAGGATCAAGTTCAGGCGGGTCTTAAAGTCATCCTTGGTATCCGGCTTTTTTCCCAATTTGATAAACAGATACCTGCTGTACAACAAATGCGCTACAAGATATAGCCCATAAGCCAGCACAAGGAAGAAGGCAATTAAATTTAATAGTGGTAGGATTTCCATATCTTCCAGCTCCCTTTCTTTTACTTATTGTAGTTATATTTGATGGTAAATTTTTTCTTTTGTTTTATCTTATCAGAAGTATCAGAAAAAATGAATGACTATTCATTCAAAATTTACATTTCTACCCAAAAAATTTTGTAAAAATAATCGCGCTGTTCATCTGAGTGGTCGCTCATTTTTCTTTTTGATCATATCATACTCATTTGTCTACCGTAAAGATTGAGTAATCAGTTAGCTACAAGCACAAAAAAGGGGCCTTCTCGCTCACCGTCATAAGTAACACTTCCATTCCCGAAGTCCTACTTAATCACCGAAAGGCGAAAGACCCTGCTCAGACATTCCTATGCCTCTTTTTCACTTATTCTAGCACGCTCTTTTTGCTTTTTCACCTCACTTTGCTCCTTACGCACATCTGCAAGTGACTTGACCTTGGTGGCCTCAATCCGTTTATTACGCTGTAGCCCTGCTGGCTCCAAATTGTCTGCTAAATCTTCCATTAAGGCTGCAATACCTACTGCTTTTCCTCTCTCGGCCTGATAATATTCGTTGTTTGATAGATCGGGTGCCTTGTAATTTTGCGGTTCAGGGTAGGCAGTAATGACGCCTTCAAAATTACGTAGAATGACTTTGTCAGCCGATTGAGAAATGATATAGTTTGGCATTACCGGAATCTTGCCGCCACCATGCGGGGCATCTACCACAAAAGTAGGTACTGCATATCCTGAGGTATGCCCGCGTAAGTATTCCATGATTTCTAAGCCCTTAGATATTGGTGCTCGGAAATGACCAATGCCTTCTGACAGGTCACATTGATAGATATAATATGGACGTACGCGGATTTTAACCAGATCTTGCATTAATTGCTTCATCGTATATGGATCGTCATTAACTCCAGCAAGAATAACCGACTGATTACCAAGCGGGACACCGGCATACGAAAGCATTTCACAAGCTCTTTTTGCTTCCTCGGTAATTTCTTTGGGATGATTAAAATGTGTATTGAGCCAAACAGGATGATATTTCTTCAGGATCTCGCACAAATTCTCCGTGATGCGTTGTGGGAAAACGACAGGTGCTCGCGTTCCAATCCGAATGATCTCTACATGAGGAATTTCTCGCAGACTTTTTATTACGTATTCCAATACACGGTCATTAATTAGTAGAGCATCTCCACCGGACAAAAGCACATCGCGTACCTCTGGGGTGTTACGGATATAATCTAAACAGGCATCTAATTGTTTTTTAGGTACCCCCATGCCGATTTGTCCAGAAAAACGACGGCGCGTACAGTAACGACAATACATAGAGCATTGGTTTGTTACTAAAAATAAAACGCGATCGGGGTAGCGATGAGTCAGACCAGGAACAGGCGAATCCTCATCCTCATGCAACGGGTCTTCCATATCGTACTGCGTGCGAACCATTTCGTGAGATAAAGGGACAGATTGTAAACGAACCGGGTCCTTTGGATCGTTCTCATCCATTAGCAAAGCATAGTAAGGTGTGATATTTAACGGAATGGTCTGGTTGGAAATTCGTACTCCCTCTTCTTCCTCAGGAGTTAAATTGATTACCTTTTTTAAGTCATCTACGTTTTTAATCGTGTGGGTTAACTGCCACATCCAATCGTTCCATTGTTCCTCGGTTACGTCTTTCCATAATTCCACGTCCCGCCAATCACGCAATTTACGAACGGCTAATGTCATTTATAATCCCCCCTGCATATTTACATGAACAAAACCTTTTGAAGCTTCATGATTTACATCATGCAAGGAGGATGCCAATTACGATAGAATATTTAATATTTTCAGAATTAGGTGATATTTGCAGTGTATTTGCAGGCTTTTAAGCGTTTTGGGCACGTTTTGTTTGCCTACAGCCACTTTACCGGATTATTTATTGTGCCAGCTTTTCGGCAAGGTCGGGTTGAATGATTTGTAATCCAAGTCAATCTGACTTCTTATCATCTGGTTTCTCTTTTTGTTGGGCCAATTTATACTGTAGGGTTTGTCGAGGAATTCCTAATTGTTTTGCGGCTTGCAGAATATTTCCTTTCGTTTGCTCCAATGCCATTTGAATGAAATGCTTTTCTGTTTGTCTTAGAACATCTCGTAAGGTCCCATCCATAGGAATTGAGGTTTTCATAGTGAATCCGCTTTCACTTTCCTGAGATACCACTCCCAGCTCATTCATTCTTTTCAAAAAGGATAAAGGAAGGTCTTCAACTGTAATCCATTCGCCTTCAGTAACATTCATGGCAGCTTCAATCATATGCTCTAGCTCCCGAATGTTACCCGGCCACGTACATCGCTTGAATAAAGTCCATACCTCTTGATCCAAGCCTTTCACCTGTAGCTCAAACATATTGTT
The nucleotide sequence above comes from Brevibacillus laterosporus LMG 15441. Encoded proteins:
- the meaB gene encoding methylmalonyl Co-A mutase-associated GTPase MeaB, encoding MHPITKRILAGDVRAAARAITWIEDGFPEKGQVLQEIFPHTGKARLIGLTGSPGAGKSSLVDALITYLRSQQISVGVIAVDPTSPFTGGALLGDRIRMQHHAPDRGVFIRSMGTRGNLGGLSRNTKEAVRVLDAYGCEVIIVETVGVGQSELDIMKIVDTVAVVLNPGSGDTVQAFKAGIMEIADLFVINKADLPGLDKLLTEIEQMIEIVKHDASWQPPLIRTIATDRVGIPDLWQAILAHERFLMESGEGEKRRSYHLHEEVIELVNQNLSRVMLQRMEQGAFADELVEVANRRVDPYHAAEKMVRIFLQR
- the icmF gene encoding fused isobutyryl-CoA mutase/GTPase IcmF, which gives rise to MITEVYRPTNKVRFVTAASLYDGHDASINIMRRILQSTGAEVIHLGHNRSVMEIVDAAIQEDVQGIAISSYQGGHVEFFKYIIDLLQERGADHIRVYGGGGGVIVPREIRELEEYGVAKLFSPDDGRELGLQGMINLMIRECDFPTVASLQAEVELLQEKNIQAVARLITLAEYDVTDKKWFLQVRDTLAGFTNNVPVVGITGTGGAGKSSLTDELVRRFLYTYPDKTIAILSIDPSKQKTGGALLGDRIRMNANNTSRVYMRSLATRQSGSELSLALQDAIQVAKAACFDLVIVETSGIGQGDARISELCDLSLYVMTSEFGAPSQLEKIDMLDFAELVSINKFERKGSEDALREVRKQYRRNHQLFDVEDEQLPIYGTIASQFNDPGTNALFAALMRAVVQKKQLDWDVEHLDPTPILAHKPPLIPSEKITYLQDIANTVRNYHKFSEEQAGYARKLYQLDGAYKVLAEQGADEAVLAQLTSQIAEFEEKLHPELKKWLEHWPKQKELYKQDQFITKIRDKEIVTKLFSTSLSGSRIPKISTPTFHEWGDLLSWAMKENVPGEFPYTAGVFPFKREGEDPRRQFAGEGSPERTNKRFHFLSKNDDAKRLSTAFDSVTLYGQDPHERPDIYGKIGTSGVSVCTLDDMKKLYAGFDLCAPSTSVSMTINGPAPMILAMFLNTAIEQQVENFVEREGRQPSTEEYLQIKAFTLSNVRGTVQADILKEDQGQNTCIFSTEFALRMMGDIQSYFIENKVRNYYSVSISGYHIAEAGANPITQLAFTLANGFTYVEYYLSRGMKIDEFAHNLSFFFSNGLDPEYTVIGRVARRIWAIAMKNRYGANERSQKLKYHIQTSGRSLHAQEMDFNDIRTTLQALIAIYDNCNSLHTNAYDEAITTPTENSVRRAMAIQMIINKELGLAKNENPLQGAFIIEELTDLVEEAVLQEFERLSIRGGVLGAMETQYQRGKIQDESMYYEMRKHSGDLPIIGVNTFLNPNASEDDYEIELARATDAEKQQQIDNVRAFQQRHAQQIPEALKKLQEVALTGGNIFAELMESVKVASLGQITAALYEVGGQYRRNM
- a CDS encoding TetR/AcrR family transcriptional regulator, which encodes MQERKKVIPSLVKDPKLIEKRREQIIEAAVDLFIHKGFHKTTTREIARASGFSIGTLYEYIESKEDILYLVCDSIHNEMEERLREAITYNGSGLKSLKLALKSLIRVMDQVNDRVLLIYQETKSLPHEAMTYVLRREESITGIFEEILHKGMEDGSIRTDERYVKLMANNIMVLAEMWVFRRWTLGKSYTLDEYIEKQTELLLRDISGHE
- a CDS encoding acyl-CoA dehydrogenase; this translates as MDFRLNEEQEMLRKMIREFAEEHIAPTAAERDEEERFDRSIFEQMAELGLTGIPWDEKYGGAGADYLSYVLAVEELSRVDASIGVTLSAHVSLASWPIYKFGTEEQKQTFLRPLAEGKKMGAYCLTEAGSGSDSAGMRTTAVRDGDHYILNGNKIFITNAGEAETYIVFAVTNPDLKHKGVTAFLLEKDMPGFSMGKKEKKLGIRSSLTLEVIMEDVRVPVANRLGEEGQGFKIAMMTLDGGRNGIAAQALGIAQGAFEHALSYAKERIQFGKPIAALQAIQFKLADMATQIEAARLLTYQAAWLEDKGLPYGKASAMSKVFAGDIAMQVTTEAVQVFGGYGYTREYPVERFMRDAKITQIYEGTNEIQRVVISNLLLKE
- a CDS encoding acyl-CoA dehydrogenase produces the protein MELHFTEEQLMMRKMVSDFAKKEIAPFVAHMEETEEFPRPLLTKMAQLGLMGIPIPEEWGGSDSNFISYVITIHEISKISATIGVILSVHTSVGTTPILYYGNEEQKKKYVPKLASGEYLGAFALTEPQAGSDAGRIRTSAIRQGDHYVLNGSKIFITNGGEADTYITFAVTDATQGTHGISAFIVEKNTPGFTVGKKEKKMGLHGSNTTELIFENAIVPIENLLGEEGRGFAIALSNLDVGRIGIAAQALGIAEAALEYSIQYAKEREQFGSPIGNQQAVAFKLADMATQVEAARLLVYRAAFLRQEGQPCGLEASIAKKFASDVAMKAAIEAVQIYGGYGYTREYPVERLFRDAKITQIYEGTSEIQQLVISKHLLTK